One Sinorhizobium mexicanum genomic region harbors:
- a CDS encoding Tex family protein has product MTAKPIAAIIASEIKATPAQVAAAVDLLDAGATVPFIARYRKEVTGGLDDTQLRVLSERLTYLRELEARRNSIIESIRGQDKLTDELARKIAGAVTKAELEDIYLPYKPKRRTKAEIARERGLGPLAEAILADRSVAPSDRAGAFLTADVTDIKAALDGARDIIAEGMTENADLLGRLRNYMKDAAFLRARVVDGKQEAGAKFSDYFDHSERWATAPGHRALAMLRGWNEEILSVDIVVDQDDTSPMKPVERMIAAAYNVGAQLPGDKWLADVIGWTWRVKLSMSLSLDLMRELRERAEEEAIRVFARNLKDLLLAAPAGSRATMGLDPGIRTGVKVAVVDGTGKLLDTTTVYPFPPKNDIRGTQAELASLIRKHKVELIAIGNGTGSRETEKLVADMLAQLPAPTPTKVIVSEAGASVYSASETAAAEFPTLDVSLRGAVSIARRLQDPLAELVKIEPKSIGVGQYQHDVDQSKLSRSLDAVVEDAVNAVGVDLNTASASLLARVSGLGKSSAEAIVAHRDTTGPFSSRQQLLKVSRLGARTFEQCAGFLRIPNGAEPLDASSVHPEAYGIAKKIVAACGRDVRSLMGDSAALKKLDPRAFVDERFGLPTVKDILAELEKPGRDPRPSFKTATFTEGVDDIKDLKVGMQLEGTVTNVAAFGAFVDIGVHQDGLVHVSQLADRFVKDPHEVVKAGDVVQVRVTEVDVARKRIGLTMRKDGGAERGREARGPASNSGGTRNAAERQPRSEAAAQGALGAALMAAMKQK; this is encoded by the coding sequence ATGACCGCAAAGCCCATCGCCGCCATCATCGCAAGCGAGATCAAGGCAACCCCCGCCCAAGTTGCCGCTGCCGTCGACCTGCTCGACGCGGGAGCGACGGTGCCTTTCATCGCCCGCTATCGCAAGGAGGTCACCGGCGGCCTCGACGACACGCAGTTGCGCGTGCTCTCGGAGCGGCTCACCTATCTGCGTGAACTCGAGGCGCGCCGGAATTCCATCATCGAGTCTATCCGCGGGCAGGACAAGCTCACCGACGAGCTGGCGCGCAAGATTGCCGGTGCGGTCACCAAGGCAGAGCTCGAAGACATCTATCTGCCCTACAAACCGAAGCGGCGAACCAAAGCCGAGATTGCCCGGGAGCGGGGGCTTGGACCACTGGCGGAGGCGATCCTGGCCGATCGGTCGGTTGCGCCGTCTGACCGCGCCGGAGCGTTTTTGACGGCCGATGTAACGGACATCAAGGCGGCGCTCGACGGCGCACGCGACATTATCGCCGAAGGCATGACTGAAAATGCCGACCTTCTGGGGCGTCTGCGCAATTACATGAAGGATGCGGCCTTCCTGCGCGCCCGGGTGGTCGACGGCAAGCAGGAAGCGGGTGCGAAATTCTCTGACTATTTCGATCATTCCGAACGCTGGGCGACGGCACCCGGCCATCGGGCGCTTGCGATGCTGCGCGGCTGGAACGAGGAGATCCTCTCGGTCGATATCGTCGTCGACCAGGACGACACGTCGCCGATGAAACCGGTCGAGCGCATGATTGCCGCTGCCTACAATGTCGGCGCGCAACTGCCTGGCGACAAGTGGCTCGCGGACGTGATCGGCTGGACCTGGCGCGTCAAGCTTTCCATGTCGCTCTCGCTTGACTTGATGCGTGAGTTGCGCGAGCGGGCGGAAGAGGAAGCAATCCGAGTCTTCGCGCGCAATCTCAAGGACCTGCTGCTCGCCGCGCCCGCCGGGTCGCGCGCGACGATGGGGCTTGATCCGGGCATCCGCACCGGGGTCAAGGTCGCGGTTGTCGACGGCACCGGCAAGTTGCTCGACACGACGACGGTCTATCCTTTTCCGCCGAAGAACGACATTCGCGGCACCCAGGCGGAACTCGCGTCGCTTATCCGCAAGCACAAGGTCGAACTGATTGCCATCGGCAACGGCACCGGCAGCCGCGAGACCGAGAAGCTTGTGGCCGACATGCTCGCGCAGCTCCCGGCCCCGACACCCACAAAGGTCATCGTCTCCGAGGCAGGGGCATCGGTCTATTCCGCGTCCGAGACGGCGGCGGCCGAATTTCCTACGCTCGACGTCTCGCTTCGCGGTGCCGTCTCGATTGCCCGGCGATTGCAGGATCCGCTCGCCGAGCTCGTCAAGATCGAGCCGAAATCGATTGGCGTTGGGCAATACCAGCATGATGTCGATCAGTCGAAGCTCAGCCGCTCGCTGGACGCGGTCGTCGAAGATGCGGTGAACGCCGTCGGCGTCGATCTCAACACCGCCTCGGCATCGTTGCTGGCGCGCGTCTCGGGACTCGGCAAATCCTCTGCAGAAGCGATCGTCGCGCATCGTGACACGACAGGACCCTTTTCCAGCCGTCAGCAACTTTTGAAGGTATCACGTCTCGGTGCGCGGACCTTCGAGCAATGCGCCGGCTTTCTGCGGATACCAAACGGAGCGGAGCCCCTCGACGCGTCCTCGGTGCACCCGGAGGCCTACGGGATCGCGAAAAAGATTGTCGCCGCTTGCGGTCGCGACGTCCGGTCGCTGATGGGCGACAGTGCTGCTTTGAAGAAACTCGATCCACGTGCCTTTGTCGACGAGCGTTTCGGCCTGCCGACGGTCAAGGATATTCTTGCCGAGCTGGAAAAGCCGGGCCGCGATCCGCGCCCGAGCTTCAAGACGGCGACCTTTACCGAGGGCGTCGATGACATCAAGGATCTGAAAGTCGGGATGCAACTCGAGGGTACCGTGACGAATGTCGCTGCCTTCGGAGCATTCGTCGACATCGGCGTGCATCAGGATGGCCTCGTCCATGTGTCGCAACTGGCCGATCGCTTCGTCAAGGACCCGCATGAGGTCGTGAAGGCGGGCGATGTCGTGCAGGTGCGTGTCACCGAAGTCGATGTTGCGCGTAAGCGTATCGGTCTTACGATGCGCAAGGACGGCGGCGCGGAAAGGGGCCGTGAGGCGAGGGGACCGGCATCGAATAGTGGCGGCACCCGCAACGCAGCCGAGCGTCAGCCGCGATCGGAGGCGGCCGCTCAAGGCGCGCTTGGCGCCGCATTGATGGCGGCGATGAAACAAAAGTGA
- a CDS encoding ArsR/SmtB family transcription factor: MSIDSNDDAVFKALANGLRRQMLDALKAAPQTTGMLCEQFSQIDRCTVMQHLRVLEDANLILAHREGRERWNHLNALPIQAIHDRWISQYADHAMSVLTALHQRLESPPK; the protein is encoded by the coding sequence ATGTCAATCGATTCGAACGACGACGCCGTTTTCAAGGCGCTGGCCAATGGCTTGCGGCGGCAGATGCTGGACGCCCTGAAGGCCGCGCCCCAGACGACCGGCATGCTCTGCGAACAATTCTCGCAGATCGACCGCTGCACCGTGATGCAACACCTGAGGGTCCTGGAGGATGCAAACCTGATTCTTGCCCACCGCGAGGGGCGAGAGCGGTGGAACCATTTGAATGCGCTACCAATTCAAGCCATTCACGATCGCTGGATCAGCCAGTATGCGGATCACGCCATGTCTGTCCTGACGGCCTTGCATCAGAGACTCGAAAGCCCGCCCAAGTGA
- a CDS encoding SRPBCC domain-containing protein, whose amino-acid sequence MTLEFRVNGRIARPVDQVFDAVVNPDQLSRYFVTLGGVSAPLVAGTTVTWWGEVPVQVETVEPNERIVFGWDAKVAEGEAPYRTKVEMRFKSLDDGATMVTIAETGWRENEQGQKSSYMNCEGWSQMLACMKAWLEYGINLREGYYVSELSGKPALEPQA is encoded by the coding sequence ATGACCTTGGAATTTCGTGTGAATGGCCGGATCGCCCGTCCTGTCGATCAGGTGTTCGACGCTGTCGTCAATCCGGATCAGCTCAGCCGTTACTTCGTGACGCTTGGCGGTGTCAGCGCACCGCTGGTCGCCGGTACGACCGTGACCTGGTGGGGCGAGGTGCCGGTGCAGGTGGAAACCGTCGAGCCGAATGAGAGAATCGTATTCGGCTGGGACGCCAAGGTGGCCGAGGGCGAAGCTCCCTATCGGACAAAGGTGGAGATGCGTTTCAAGTCTCTCGATGACGGCGCAACGATGGTCACCATTGCTGAAACCGGTTGGCGTGAAAACGAGCAGGGGCAGAAAAGCTCCTACATGAACTGCGAAGGTTGGTCGCAGATGCTCGCCTGCATGAAGGCCTGGCTCGAATATGGCATCAACTTGCGCGAGGGTTACTACGTCAGCGAACTCTCGGGCAAGCCGGCGCTTGAGCCGCAAGCGTAG
- a CDS encoding L,D-transpeptidase, with product MCVSRNSAGSAARLFAFLLVSSVLAGCATSGQNAKPKGPDSYYLAMYGPQPEERFPLAAIDISKVEPRFLRQQVAYPTSEPPGTIVVDTHNRFLYLVQDGGMALRYGIGVGKAGLEFQGEARVGRKAEWPRWTPTSDMVAREPERYGPLAGGMEPGIRNPLGPRALYLFQGNRDTLFRIHGTTEAWSIGKAVSSGCIRLFNPDIIDLYSRVPTDTRVVVLQSEPPMDGPLGAPMSAITNAGQPLSM from the coding sequence ATGTGTGTGTCCCGGAACAGCGCCGGTAGCGCGGCGCGGCTCTTCGCCTTTCTCCTCGTTTCGTCCGTTCTCGCTGGTTGCGCGACAAGCGGCCAAAATGCCAAGCCGAAAGGACCGGATTCCTATTACCTCGCAATGTATGGCCCACAACCGGAAGAAAGGTTCCCGCTTGCTGCTATCGACATCAGCAAGGTCGAGCCTCGCTTTCTGCGCCAGCAGGTGGCCTATCCCACCTCGGAACCGCCGGGCACGATCGTTGTCGACACCCACAATCGCTTCCTCTATCTCGTGCAGGACGGTGGCATGGCATTGCGCTATGGGATCGGCGTCGGCAAGGCGGGGCTGGAATTTCAGGGCGAGGCGCGTGTTGGACGCAAGGCCGAGTGGCCGCGTTGGACGCCGACGTCGGACATGGTCGCACGTGAGCCGGAACGCTATGGGCCGCTCGCCGGCGGCATGGAGCCAGGAATTCGCAACCCGCTCGGTCCGCGCGCGCTCTATCTTTTCCAGGGCAACCGCGACACGCTGTTTCGGATCCACGGCACCACCGAGGCTTGGTCAATAGGCAAGGCCGTTTCGAGCGGCTGCATCCGGCTTTTCAATCCGGACATCATCGATCTTTACAGCCGCGTGCCGACGGATACGCGCGTCGTCGTACTACAGTCCGAACCGCCTATGGACGGGCCGCTCGGAGCGCCAATGTCGGCCATCACCAATGCAGGGCAGCCGCTTTCGATGTGA
- the rkpK gene encoding UDP-glucose 6-dehydrogenase, whose amino-acid sequence MKITMIGAGYVGLVSGVCFADFGHDVICLDKDEGKIEALKQGQIPIFEPGLDHLVASNVASGRLSFTTDLKSSVAESDVIFIAVGTPSRRGDGHADLSYVYAAAREIATNLTGFTVVVTKSTVPVGTGDEVERIIRETNPEADVAVVSNPEFLREGAAIEDFKRPDRIVLGLNGNDQRARDVMTEVYRPLYLNQAPLVFTTRRTSELIKYAGNAFLAMKITFINEMADLCEKVGADVQDVARGIGLDGRIGSKFLHAGPGYGGSCFPKDTLALVKTAQDHDSPVRLVETTVAINDNRKRAMGRKVIAAAGGDLRGRKVAVLGLTFKPNTDDMRDSPAIAIVQTLQDAGAKVVGYDPEGVENARKVIDGMDYATDPYDAAADADALVIVTEWNEFRALDFARLKTVMKTPLLVDLRNIYRKDEVARHGFGYASIGRPD is encoded by the coding sequence ATGAAAATCACGATGATCGGCGCCGGCTATGTCGGCCTTGTTTCGGGCGTCTGTTTTGCGGATTTTGGCCACGACGTGATCTGCCTTGACAAGGATGAGGGCAAGATCGAGGCGCTCAAGCAGGGGCAGATCCCGATCTTCGAACCGGGCCTCGACCATCTTGTCGCCAGCAATGTCGCGTCGGGACGCCTGAGCTTTACGACCGACCTCAAGTCCTCCGTCGCAGAAAGCGATGTGATCTTCATCGCCGTCGGCACGCCGTCGCGGCGCGGCGACGGGCATGCCGATCTTTCCTATGTCTATGCCGCCGCTCGAGAGATCGCGACCAACCTCACCGGCTTTACGGTTGTCGTGACGAAGTCGACGGTTCCTGTCGGAACGGGTGACGAGGTCGAGCGCATCATCCGCGAAACCAATCCCGAAGCCGATGTCGCCGTGGTCTCCAATCCGGAGTTTCTGCGCGAGGGTGCAGCGATCGAGGATTTCAAGCGGCCGGATCGCATTGTCCTCGGCCTCAACGGCAATGACCAGCGGGCACGCGACGTGATGACCGAGGTCTATCGCCCGCTCTACCTCAACCAGGCGCCGCTCGTCTTTACGACGCGCCGCACCTCCGAACTGATCAAGTATGCCGGCAACGCCTTCCTGGCGATGAAGATCACCTTCATCAACGAAATGGCCGATCTCTGCGAAAAGGTCGGCGCCGATGTCCAGGATGTCGCGCGCGGCATTGGCCTCGACGGCCGCATCGGCTCGAAGTTCCTGCATGCCGGGCCGGGTTATGGCGGCTCCTGCTTCCCGAAGGATACGCTGGCACTCGTCAAGACCGCGCAGGATCACGACAGTCCGGTTCGTCTGGTCGAGACGACCGTGGCGATCAACGACAACCGCAAGCGTGCGATGGGCCGCAAGGTGATCGCTGCCGCAGGTGGTGATTTGCGCGGGCGCAAGGTCGCCGTCCTCGGCCTCACTTTCAAGCCGAATACGGACGACATGCGCGACAGCCCGGCGATCGCGATCGTGCAGACCCTGCAGGATGCCGGCGCCAAGGTCGTCGGCTACGATCCCGAGGGGGTCGAGAATGCCCGCAAGGTCATCGACGGCATGGATTATGCAACCGATCCCTACGATGCGGCAGCGGATGCCGACGCACTGGTCATCGTTACAGAGTGGAATGAATTCCGCGCGCTCGATTTTGCACGGCTCAAGACCGTGATGAAGACGCCGCTGCTCGTCGACCTGCGCAACATCTACCGCAAGGACGAAGTGGCACGGCACGGTTTCGGCTATGCCAGCATTGGCAGGCCGGATTGA
- a CDS encoding PhoX family protein produces MDKYLASTEETEFKTLTERREELEDIGQNCSTNPTMGDIINRRFSRRSFIGGSLAVAAISTTVSPLALLTADEARAEDASRFDFTEVEAGVDQNHHVADGYDADILLRWGDKVFADSPDFDPKSQTAAAQEKLFGYNNDYIGFIPLEDSSDHGLLVVNHEYTNAELMFPAFASIVKEKVTKDGKEVEEEKVSLGEYTKDLVDIEMAAHGGTIIEIRKVDGKWQPVLDGKYNRRITLNTEMQLSGPVAGHDRVKTPSDPTGKKVYGTVNNCAGGVTAWGTYMMAEENFNGYFGGELADDHPEFKQLKRLGAPGGQYEWSKFYDRFDVSKEPTEANRFGWIVEVDALDPTSVPKKRTALGRFKHEGCESIVNKDGRVVLYTGDDERYDYVYKFVTKGTYNPNDRAANMDLFDEGTLYVAKFDEDGTVTWMPLVHGEGPLTAENGFASQADVLIDTRLASDALGATKMDRPEDVQPNPKTGKVYVMLTNNTKRTAEEINSANPRAKNAFGHIIEITETDGDFASLTSRWDVLLKCGDPSVAEVGASFSTATTKNGWFGMPDNCTIDADGRLWVSTDGNNEKETGRTDGVWAIDTEGGARGTSKLFFRVPVGAEMCGPCFNPTSDTFFLAVQHPGDAGLATYETPATRWPDFKDDMPVRPAVVAITKRGGGRIG; encoded by the coding sequence ATGGACAAGTATCTCGCCTCAACGGAAGAAACCGAATTCAAGACGCTGACGGAACGGAGGGAGGAACTGGAGGACATCGGCCAGAACTGTTCCACCAATCCGACCATGGGCGACATCATCAATCGCCGCTTCTCGCGCCGCTCCTTCATCGGCGGCTCTTTGGCCGTCGCCGCCATTTCGACGACGGTCAGCCCGCTCGCGCTTTTGACGGCCGATGAAGCGCGCGCCGAGGACGCGTCGCGTTTCGACTTCACCGAAGTCGAGGCGGGCGTCGACCAAAACCACCACGTCGCCGACGGCTATGATGCCGATATCCTTCTGCGCTGGGGCGACAAGGTTTTTGCCGACAGCCCGGACTTCGACCCGAAAAGCCAGACCGCTGCGGCCCAGGAGAAACTCTTCGGCTACAACAACGACTATATCGGCTTCATTCCGCTGGAGGACAGCTCGGATCATGGTCTGCTGGTCGTCAACCATGAATACACCAACGCGGAACTGATGTTCCCGGCCTTCGCTTCGATCGTGAAGGAGAAGGTGACCAAGGACGGCAAGGAAGTCGAAGAGGAAAAGGTCAGCCTTGGCGAATACACCAAAGACCTCGTCGACATCGAAATGGCCGCCCATGGCGGCACGATCATCGAGATCCGCAAGGTGGACGGCAAGTGGCAGCCGGTGCTCGACGGCAAATACAACCGCCGTATCACGCTCAACACCGAAATGCAGCTTTCCGGACCTGTCGCGGGTCATGACCGCGTGAAGACCCCTTCCGACCCGACCGGCAAAAAAGTCTATGGCACGGTCAATAATTGCGCCGGCGGCGTCACCGCCTGGGGCACCTACATGATGGCCGAAGAAAACTTCAACGGCTATTTCGGCGGCGAACTCGCCGATGACCATCCGGAATTTAAGCAGCTGAAGCGTCTTGGAGCACCGGGCGGACAGTACGAGTGGTCGAAATTCTACGATCGCTTCGATGTGTCGAAGGAGCCGACCGAGGCCAATCGCTTCGGCTGGATCGTCGAAGTGGATGCCCTCGACCCGACCTCCGTCCCGAAGAAGCGCACGGCGCTTGGCCGGTTCAAGCACGAAGGCTGCGAATCCATCGTCAACAAGGACGGGCGCGTCGTGCTCTATACCGGCGACGACGAGCGCTACGATTACGTCTACAAATTCGTGACCAAGGGTACCTACAACCCGAACGACCGGGCTGCCAACATGGACCTCTTCGACGAAGGCACGCTCTATGTGGCGAAATTCGACGAAGACGGCACCGTCACCTGGATGCCGCTCGTTCATGGCGAGGGACCGTTGACCGCCGAGAACGGTTTCGCGTCGCAGGCCGACGTGCTGATCGACACGCGGCTTGCGTCGGATGCGCTCGGCGCTACCAAGATGGACCGCCCGGAGGACGTGCAGCCGAACCCGAAGACCGGCAAGGTCTACGTGATGCTGACCAACAACACCAAGCGCACGGCAGAGGAGATCAACAGCGCCAATCCCCGCGCCAAGAACGCCTTCGGTCACATCATCGAAATCACCGAAACGGATGGCGACTTCGCTTCGCTCACCAGCCGTTGGGACGTGCTTTTGAAATGCGGCGATCCGAGCGTTGCCGAAGTCGGTGCGTCGTTCTCGACGGCGACGACCAAGAACGGCTGGTTCGGCATGCCGGACAACTGCACGATCGACGCGGACGGCAGGCTCTGGGTTTCGACGGACGGCAACAACGAAAAGGAAACCGGCCGCACCGATGGCGTCTGGGCGATCGACACCGAAGGCGGAGCACGCGGAACCTCCAAGCTGTTCTTCCGGGTTCCCGTCGGCGCAGAAATGTGCGGACCTTGCTTCAATCCGACATCCGACACATTTTTCCTCGCCGTGCAGCACCCGGGTGACGCCGGTCTTGCCACCTACGAAACGCCGGCGACACGCTGGCCCGACTTCAAGGACGACATGCCGGTGCGTCCGGCCGTGGTGGCCATCACCAAGCGCGGTGGCGGCCGCATCGGCTGA
- a CDS encoding NAD-dependent epimerase: MRYLITGTAGFIGFHVAKRLIDEGHFVVGFDGMTPYYDVTLKERRHAILKRSNGFKAVTAMLEDRAALNQAAELAEPEVIIHLAAQAGVRYSLENPKAYVDSNLVGTWNVLELARALGPKHLMLASTSSIYGANEKIPFSEMDRADEPLTLYAATKKSMELMAHSYAHLYKVPTTAFRFFTVYGPWGRPDMALFKFVDAIHNDRPIDVYGEGRMSRDFTYIDDLVEGILRLSHVAPAEENRVPAAKAKDTLSHQAPFRVVNIGGGQPVELMTFVETIEKAVGRPAIRNMLPMQQGDVPRTYASPDLLEALTDFKPSISVEEGVARFAEWYEQYYRKTGQIA; this comes from the coding sequence GTGCGCTACCTCATTACCGGCACAGCAGGCTTCATCGGCTTTCACGTCGCCAAACGGCTGATCGACGAGGGTCATTTCGTGGTCGGCTTCGATGGCATGACGCCCTATTACGACGTAACCCTCAAGGAGCGTCGCCACGCGATCCTGAAGCGCTCCAATGGCTTCAAGGCGGTGACGGCGATGCTCGAGGATAGGGCCGCGCTCAACCAGGCTGCTGAGCTTGCCGAGCCCGAGGTGATCATTCATCTCGCAGCGCAGGCGGGCGTTCGCTACAGCCTCGAAAATCCCAAGGCCTATGTCGACTCGAACCTCGTCGGCACCTGGAACGTACTGGAACTTGCGCGCGCGCTTGGCCCCAAACATCTGATGCTCGCCTCGACGTCCTCGATCTATGGCGCCAACGAGAAAATCCCTTTCTCCGAGATGGACCGCGCGGACGAGCCGCTGACGCTCTACGCGGCAACGAAGAAATCGATGGAGTTGATGGCGCATAGCTACGCCCACCTCTACAAGGTGCCGACGACAGCGTTCCGCTTCTTCACGGTCTACGGTCCGTGGGGACGTCCCGACATGGCACTGTTCAAGTTCGTGGATGCGATTCACAATGATCGGCCGATCGACGTCTATGGCGAAGGCCGGATGAGCCGGGACTTCACCTATATCGATGATCTCGTCGAAGGCATCCTCAGGCTTTCGCATGTTGCGCCGGCGGAAGAAAATCGCGTCCCAGCGGCAAAGGCGAAGGACACGCTCTCCCATCAGGCGCCGTTTCGCGTCGTCAATATCGGCGGCGGCCAGCCTGTCGAATTGATGACCTTCGTCGAAACGATCGAAAAGGCAGTCGGGCGGCCCGCCATCCGCAACATGCTTCCGATGCAACAGGGGGACGTTCCGCGCACCTACGCTTCGCCGGATCTGCTCGAAGCGCTGACCGATTTCAAGCCCTCGATTTCGGTCGAGGAGGGTGTCGCGCGCTTTGCGGAATGGTACGAGCAATATTATCGTAAGACCGGCCAGATCGCGTGA
- the recO gene encoding DNA repair protein RecO, translating to MQWSDQAIILGIRRHGESSVIAEVMTGTHGRHLGLVRSGRSRTMQPVLQPGNSVEVTWRARLDEHLGEFRVEPLQLRAARLMEAATSVYGIQALGALLRLLPERDPHPHLYEALAVIVDHLQDPADAGELFVRFELAVLNDLGFGLDLSECAATGARQELVYVSPKSGRAVSREAGARYAERMLALPGFLSPGGRQAADHDSLAAAFRLTAYFLNRHVYEPRGLDASSVRDAFVHAALKALKSSPPSAA from the coding sequence ATGCAATGGAGCGATCAAGCCATCATACTCGGCATCCGGCGGCATGGCGAAAGCTCTGTCATCGCGGAAGTCATGACCGGCACGCATGGACGGCATCTCGGGCTCGTGCGCTCCGGGCGGTCGCGCACAATGCAGCCGGTGCTGCAACCCGGCAACTCCGTCGAGGTGACCTGGCGGGCGAGGCTCGACGAGCATCTCGGCGAGTTTCGCGTGGAGCCACTTCAACTGCGCGCCGCAAGGCTGATGGAAGCGGCGACCTCGGTCTATGGCATCCAGGCCCTCGGCGCGCTGTTGCGGCTACTCCCGGAGCGTGATCCACATCCGCATCTCTATGAGGCACTTGCCGTCATCGTCGACCATCTCCAGGACCCGGCGGACGCCGGGGAACTGTTCGTGCGCTTCGAACTCGCTGTCTTGAACGACCTCGGTTTCGGCCTGGATCTGTCGGAATGTGCCGCGACCGGCGCGCGCCAGGAACTCGTCTATGTCTCCCCCAAATCCGGCCGCGCCGTCAGCCGGGAGGCGGGCGCGCGCTACGCCGAACGCATGCTTGCCCTTCCGGGTTTCCTGTCTCCGGGTGGGCGCCAGGCGGCCGACCACGACAGCCTCGCCGCCGCGTTCCGCCTGACCGCCTATTTTCTCAACCGCCATGTCTATGAGCCGCGCGGCCTCGACGCCTCTTCCGTGCGTGACGCGTTTGTCCACGCGGCGCTGAAGGCATTGAAATCTTCTCCACCGTCTGCCGCCTGA